TCCACACGGCCTCGAAACAAGGGCTGAGTGGGAGGGAGGTGAAGAGAGGGCTCACCTCTGTGGCATAGAGAATGCCAATGATGCCTGAGATGACAGGGCTGTTCTCGCTTTCGTGCTCCTGGCAGATCAGCTCGATGTCACGTAATTTGCTGAAATAGAAATCCCGCTCTTTTTCCAGCCCATCCACCGTCAGCTTCAAGTCCAGCAGCTGCGTGGGCAGAAAGAAATGTTTACGCCAGatgtccctgcctccctcttgTCCCCAGTGTCTGCTGCTTTTCTCATGCCACTCGCCTGCTGGTTGAGCTCAAGAATTTGGGCATCAGCCTCATGGCCACCATTTCGGGCTGAGGGGGGATTCTTCCGGAGGATGCAGGGTGGGGCCACATTGCTGAGTCTGCCAGAGGTCTGCATGTTCTTGGGGCCTGTGGGGGATGTCCTCTGTGGAACTGTCCAGAGGACAAGAGTCAGGTGAGGCGACACAGCATATGAGAGCCTGGTGTGAGGACCATGCAACAGGCAGGCACGCACTCTCCCCCTCAGGAAGAGCATCTACAGCTAGGCCTCCAGCCTAAGCCACACGTCACACAACAGCAACTGGACAGCCCTTTTGCAAGCCTGGGAGCATAAGTGCCACAGGAAGCTAAAGGAAAGATGATCTCGGTGTTGGGACCTGAAGAAAGCTGGCCTGAGGGAGGGACGCAGGACACTGGGCTGGTGAACTTGATGAAGTGGAGCTGGGAGGGCTCAGGGCCTTCTGTACTGACAGATGAGACCCAGGAGAGCAGTAAATGCAGTCTGTCCTAGCACAAGCCAAAGCCACCCTCAGTGAAACTCAGCcccacccctccagctccctctcagTTTGGACTCTGCTTCCCTCTGCTGGGCTGGACCGGTATCTGCGCAGTGGTGGAGGACTCAGGCTCCTCTCTGGCACAGCCTGCATGCTGTGGCTACTTGCTCTTTAGCGATTGCCCCTCCCTCGACAATGGCTGCTTCTAACGCAAAGCAAGCAGTTCAGTGGGGACAGGCCCAGGCAAGACAGCAGCACAATCAGAGGAGGTGGCTCTGCTATGACGGGTCAGATGCGGGTGgggctgctcccctcttcctTGCCACCACTTCGCTGTCACCACAGGCCTTATTGCTTCTCTCATTGCTCCTACAAGCCAGCAAGGTGTCATTTCTGGAAACCGAGCTCTGGGCTACTGGCTTTTAGAATAGAGGAAGGCAGGGTCAGGCTTGGCAAGCTCCTGCTTTTGGGTATCTAGTGGCAGGGATACACAAGGGGCTTGGGCACTGGCTCCAGGTGCTCAGCCCGATGGATCTGGATAGAGGAGCCATGCCCCATCCAGCTTGAGGCAAACAAGCTGGCTCAGAGCATCCTGGGTCTCAGCGAGCTGCTACCATGGCTGGTGCAGCTGGCTCTCCTCTTAGAACAACTTTTGGAGCCCTCTCACCCCCAAATGGGATTCCCCATTTAGGTAAGCAGCAGGCGATGTCATCTGAACTCCGTGATAACAGTCTCCTCCAGGCTGGCAGGGCTGGACCGGTGGCCCGGGGGGGCACTCCTGGCTGGAGAGCCCTGCCGGCCCAGCCCCCCAAACTCCCTCCACCAGCTTGGGCATGTTAcctgctgtgccaatgagtttctTGGATTTGTTGAAGATCTGATCACCTGGGTTAGGAGGCGGCGCTACGTCCTGGCCCTGCCGCGCCAGCAGAGGGTTGTAATCCTTTCCATCATAGTTTGCGTCAAAGAATTTCTTAAACCACTGAATAAACTCAAAATTATCTTGGAATTTTCCTTTCACTAATTTCTCTACGGGAATGATCTGAAATAGACCACATAAGCAGACCGTTTTAACCACCTGCTATGCAGAGCTGCCTTCCACTGTGAGCACAGGAAAGCCAGCCCCTAGGCCTCGGCATCCTCTACCTTCTCCGTCTGCACCCCCTCCCATGGCACCAGATAGACCAGCAGGCTGGCAGGCCCCACCAGGGACTCAGGGACATTGCTTTCCTACAGGCACAAGAACTGTTGTGTGGGAGGGTCCCCTGCCGCCTGCACGTGCGCTGGAGGGTCAGGGTCCACACAGGCAGGGCAGTGAGCTGATATTTTGTGGGGCCTCGGAAGAGATGTAGCCTGAACCTCCGGAGGGAGCGGGTCcacagaggagaaagggaaggaagtgcTGTCGCAGTGGGATGTTGGGGGAGGGGTCAAGTGCATTCACTGTATCTCGAGTTGGGTGGACAGCATTCCCTTTTGGGGTGTCAGGGGTAGAAAGACACATGACAGAATGAACTGAACCACCCTTGTCACCCTGGCTGGTGGGTCATCTTCTTCCCCAGGGAAACACAGCTCCTCATGGACCCCTGGGGTACAGACACCTACTTTGTCAACACCCATCTTCTTGAAAGCTGCTTGCAGCACCTTGAAGTTGTGGATGTATTCGTGTTCTagtttggcctggaacttgacCTTCCTCAAGTGCACACAGCCAGGGAAGAGCATGTCCATGAACTGGCAGTAGGCTGCCCCTGTGAAGAGGCATGGCTGATGAGGGGTACCCAGCTACTGCCCAGGCCTCATGCTGCTCTGCTCCCCAAAGCCTGGGTCCCTCTCCCTTTGTCCTAGAGCTAGGACCATTCCAACCGTGACTTTAGATATGGTTTGATTCCCCTTGGTTTTATAAGAATAGCCATGATTACTAGTTAGTGTTCTATCTTTTGGTGGTGTTAAGGTTAATTAAACCCAGAGCCCTGCAAATATGCAACAGGTAATTTACTGCTGAGCTACATGCCCCACCCCCGAGTGATGACATACTGATTCAAACCATGTACCCGTATGTTCCAAACACTTCAGCACGTAGGTCGGCCCAGGAGATGGCACCCGCAAGGGCTtcatagaagagcagagaggtCTGCTCCCCCAGAGGGGCCTCATGAGGCCCCGTGCTGTTAACTCGTGTGGTCCCTGGCTTTCCTGACTCTGGCCACCCAGGAATGCCCCACCTGTTTTCCACTTTTCCACCTCTGTTCCCTGATTTCAACTCTAAAGCGTATCACGGGCTCTTCCTCTTCATGCTAATGACAAGCTACAGGagcctctctcccctttcccttggGCCTCTCCCTGTTCCAGCCTCCTACCTGAACAGAGCTGTTCAATCTTGGTGTAGTTGAGGTGCAGGGAGTCATTGACCCACGCAAGCATGTCATGGCGACTCAGATTCTCACTGGTCACAGATGTGGAGTACACATTGACGGCCATACCCCAGctgcaaaggaagaaaagaatgatgTCAGCAGGAGGCCTTCAAGCTGTTCTCCAGCCTGAAGGTGGCCCCGGGGACATGAGCATTCCCCTTATGCCAGTCTTGCCATTCATGTAGAGGATGGGCTGATGCTCACTCCTCAGACATGTTAACTAGTGTCTTTGATACCAAGTGTGTCCTGGGGGCTGGTGCTCTGGGATTGGTGGGTGGCACAAAGTTAACGGAACGTTTCTGCTTTAGGAGATGGGCAAATCTCAGCACTGTGAGATGGGCAGTTGAGGAATACAGGAAGTTCAAGCCTGGGGGAAAAAGTGTGATCTTTTCTGCTTTGCAGGGCCAAGAAGGCTTCAGAGCAGAGATATTGGTGCCTGAGAGTAAGGAATGTCTGGGCCTACCAAGGAATGAGGAGAAGGGGTGCAGTAGCCCAAGAACTGGCAAGAATAAAGGCCCAAGAGTTCTGAGTTGCTAAGCAGGCCCCAGGGCGTCGGTTTCCTTGTTGAGTCATGATACAATGAGATTAGCAGGGACAGATCTGGAAGAGTTTTGTTTACTCCTGGAAAATTCTGTTTCACCAATGGGAAGCCACTGGGAGATTTTAAACAGTAACCTGACCAGATTTGTGTTCTAAAGCCAGCCCACCTTTGGGTCTCCTCTGCTTTTACAGTCTCTATTCCCCTGGCCTGTGGTCTGATGGATGACCCAAAGGCAACCAAATACCTTCTTTCCAGAATAGTCTCTCAAAACATAATTCAGCCCTTACAGTTGCAGAGACTATAACCACCAGTTCCGAATCACTCTCGTTATACACCAATGAGGGCACCCTCCTAGCTCATCTGCATTCTCTTCTGCCATCTTCCTGTACTCAGCACAGGGTACTCAACTCAGTGTGCCAGGCTCTTCCCTCCCTCTGACTTACTCAAAGTTTCTGGTAGCCACAGCCACTGGGAACCTCCCACAAAGCCTTCCGGCCTCCAGGCCTTCTCCCACGTTCATTCCAACACTGAATTAATCTAACAGCCGGCCTGGACACCCACACCCCAACTCCAAGCCAGCAGTGGTAAATATGGCACTCACAGATGGGTTTGCCTTGCAAACCTGAACTGTTCACAGCGGTAGTGCTGGGAACAGCCGAGGAAGTG
This is a stretch of genomic DNA from Meriones unguiculatus strain TT.TT164.6M chromosome 1, Bangor_MerUng_6.1, whole genome shotgun sequence. It encodes these proteins:
- the Mapre3 gene encoding microtubule-associated protein RP/EB family member 3 isoform X1, which gives rise to MAVNVYSTSVTSENLSRHDMLAWVNDSLHLNYTKIEQLCSGAAYCQFMDMLFPGCVHLRKVKFQAKLEHEYIHNFKVLQAAFKKMGVDKIIPVEKLVKGKFQDNFEFIQWFKKFFDANYDGKDYNPLLARQGQDVAPPPNPGDQIFNKSKKLIGTAVPQRTSPTGPKNMQTSGRLSNVAPPCILRKNPPSARNGGHEADAQILELNQQLLDLKLTVDGLEKERDFYFSKLRDIELICQEHESENSPVISGIIGILYATEEGFAPPEDDEIEEHRQEDQDEY
- the Mapre3 gene encoding microtubule-associated protein RP/EB family member 3 isoform X2; translation: MAVNVYSTSVTSENLSRHDMLAWVNDSLHLNYTKIEQLCSGAAYCQFMDMLFPGCVHLRKVKFQAKLEHEYIHNFKVLQAAFKKMGVDKIIPVEKLVKGKFQDNFEFIQWFKKFFDANYDGKDYNPLLARQGQDVAPPPNPVPQRTSPTGPKNMQTSGRLSNVAPPCILRKNPPSARNGGHEADAQILELNQQLLDLKLTVDGLEKERDFYFSKLRDIELICQEHESENSPVISGIIGILYATEEGFAPPEDDEIEEHRQEDQDEY